In Microtus ochrogaster isolate Prairie Vole_2 unplaced genomic scaffold, MicOch1.0 UNK3, whole genome shotgun sequence, the following proteins share a genomic window:
- the Lzts3 gene encoding leucine zipper putative tumor suppressor 3 isoform X2, which translates to MAPADSASEGPKLEDPPAPHLFGKCPSGLAMAKLETLPVRADPGRDPLLAFAPRPSELGPPDPRLTMGSVGSGVPHAQEFPMKSVGTRTGGGGSQGSFPGPRSSGSGASRERPGRYPSEDKVLANSLYLNGELRGSDHTDVCGNVVGSSGGSSSSGGSDKAPPQYREPSHPPKLLTTSGKLDQCSEPLVRPSAFKPVVPKNFHSMQNLCPPQTNGTPEGRQGPAGLKGGLDKSRTMTPAGGSGGGLSDSGRNSLTSLPTYSSSYSQHLAPLSASTSHINRIGTAGYSSGSSGGGSGYQDLGTSDSGRASSKSGSSSSMGRSGHLGSGEGGSGGLPFAACSPPSPSALIQELEERLWEKEQEVAALRRSLEQSEAAVAQVLEERQKAWERELAELRQGCSGKLQQVARRAQRAQQGLQLQVLRLQQDKKQLQEEAAQLMRQREELEDKVCQKAGEISLLKQQLKDSQADVSQKLSEIVGLRSQLREGRASLREKEEQLLSLRDSFGSKQASLELSEGELPPACLKPALTPVDLAEPQEALASCESDEAKMRRQAGVAAAASLGSVDGEVDASGDGGTRALRREVGRLQAELAAERRARERQGASFAEERRVWLEEKEKVIEYQKQLQLSYVEMYQRNQQLERRLRERGAAGGASTPTPQHGEEKKAWTPSRLERIESTEI; encoded by the exons ATGGCCCCTGCAGACTCTGCCTCGGAGGGTCCCAAGCTTGAGGACCCGCCCGCCCCCCACCTCTTTGGAAAG TGCCCGTCTGGCTTAGCCATGGCGAAGCTGGAGACATTACCTGTGCGCGCTGATCCAGGGAGGGatcctctcctggcctttgcCCCCCGGCCTTCTGAGCTTGGACCCCCAGATCCCCGCCTGACCATGGGCAGTGTGGGTAGTGGGgtgccccatgcccaggagttcCCTATGAAAAGCGTGGGCACTCGaacagggggtgggggcagccaGGGCAGTTTCCCTGGTCCAAGAAGCAGTGGTAGTGGTGCCAGCAGGGAGAGACCTGGCCGTTACCCATCAGAGGACAAGGTTCTCGCCAACTCTCTCTACCTCAATGGCGAGCTGCGGGGCAGTGACCACACAGACGTCTGTGGTAACGTGGTGGGCAGCAGtgggggcagcagcagcagtgggggcAGCGACAAGGCTCCACCACAATACCGTGAACCCAGTCACCCACCGAAGCTCCTGACCACCTCTGGCAAGCTAGACCAG TGCTCAGAGCCACTAGTCCGGCCATCAGCCTTCAAGCCTGTTGTACCCAAGAACTTTCATTCCATGCAGAACTTGTGTCCTCCACAGACCAATGGGACCCCTGAGGGACGCCAGGGCCCTGCTGGCCTCAAAGGCGGACTGGACAAGTCTCGGACCATGACACCGgcgggtgggagtgggggtggccTCTCAGACTCAGGCCGGAACTCACTCACCAGCTTGCCTACCTATAGTTCCAGCTACAGCCAGCATCTGGCGCCCCTCAGTGCTTCCACCAGCCATATCAACCGCATTGGCACGGCGGGCTACAGTAGTGGCAGCAGCGGTGGGGGGTCAGGCTACCAAGATCTGGGGACCTCTGACAGTGGGCGGGCCTCCAGTAAGAGTGGGTCATCATCGTCCATGGGGCGGTCAGGCCACCTGGGGTCCGGGGAGGGTGGAAGCGGGGGCCTGCCGTTTGCAGCCTGTTCACCACCCTCGCCCAGCGCACTGATCCAGGAACTGGAGGAGCGGCTGtgggagaaggagcaggaggtggCGGCTCTGCGGCGCAGCCTGGAGCAGAGTGAGGCCGCGGTGGCCCAGGTGTTGGAGGAGCGGCAGAAGGCATGGGAGCGGGAGCTAGCTGAGCTCCGGCAGGGCTGCAGTGGGAAGCTGCAGCAGGTGGCCCGCCGTGCCCAGCGCGCCCAGCAGGGCCTACAGCTGCAGGTGCTGCGGCTACAGCAGGACAAGAAGCAGCTGCAGGAGGAGGCAGCCCAGCTGATGAGGCAACGGGAAGAGCTAGAGGACAAG GTGTGCCAGAAGGCCGGCGAGATTTCCCTCCTGAAGCAGCAACTGAAGGACTCCCAGGCTGATGTGTCGCAGAAGCTGAGTGAGATCGTGGGACTGCGCTCACAACTTCGGGAGGGTAGGGCCTCACTCCGGGAGAAGGAGGAACAACTGCTCAGTCTGAGGGACTCCTTCGGCAGCAAACAGGCCAGCCTGGAGCTGAGTGAAGGCGAGCTGCCCCCTGCCTGCCTCAAGCCTGCACTGACCCCTGTGGACCTGGCCGAGCCACAGGAAGCCCTGGCCTCCTGTGAGAGCGATGAGGCCAAGATGCGCCGCCAGGCTGGGGTGGCAGCAGCAGCTTCCCTGGGTTCTGTGGATGGGGAGGTGGATGCTTCGGGAGACGGTGGGACACGGGCCCTGCgcagggaggtggggagactGCAGGCTGAGCTGGCTGCTGAGCGGCGTGCCCGGGAGCGCCAGGGTGCCAGCTTTGCAGAGGAGCGCCGGGTGTGgttggaggagaaggagaaggtcaTTGAGTACCAGAAGCAGCTCCAGCTGAGTTACGTGGAGATGTACCAGCGCAACCAGCAGCTGGAGCGGCGACTTCGGGAGCGTGGGGCAGCGGGGGGTGCCAGCACGCCTACACCCCAGCATGGTGAGGAGAAGAAAGCCTGGACCCCCTCCCGCCTCGAGCGCATCGAGTCCACAGAAATCTGA
- the Fastkd5 gene encoding FAST kinase domain-containing protein 5, mitochondrial, which translates to MAATLKLLKLLKYQASCNPSAYCAAQSMAYWNMENIIHHGGQNLPEHNSSCHPAREVKNIGDITLSQRICTTSSAHLGLEINKAFTPKANTLHPDKPSAERVGKEDVEVFDAFGGTRVFLKLRPEYQLHSYNRSETCQPLSVSEGELILHKVRVYQNKLQPEVITTYFCKLSSLPVEQHSGLLSSKSFALLCQLSVKNIQLFDTSDLISILKAFVDLRISLSPSMLDVYETRFCRQVWEMNLDQLLLVADLWRNLGHRVPRFLNFFFSYLHLHWKELSLSQLIHLIYIIGENRQVPQDLMQKLESLILKYIELVNLEEIGTICLGFFKSSSNLSEFVMRKIGDLACANMQHVSSHTLVHILKMFRFTHVEHVDFMKRFGEIAPQRIPSLGVQGVMHLTLACSALRILDERVMNAVAASLPPRVAHCRSKDVAKILWSFGTLNYKPPNTEEFYSSLINEIRRKMPEFSRYPEHLLTCLLGLAFSEYFPTEFINVALSPEFVRLAQESSKFELTKELYTLDGTVAIECPDYKGSRLNPHLQQEASVMLWNLACKDMRSKPEFLEALSLLEIMLGGPQYIKHHMILPHTRSSDLEVQLDANMKPLPINSEVTPMEDAARLQFKQVGVSLTDDLMNQLLKGKAKRYLQGETELETGQPPVELRKKTAGLLVDSACSVPDRSGNVGTDGLCPIAHIQPPLVKLAIQFTNKNQYCYGTRDLLGLHNMKRRQLVRIGYRVVELSYWEWLPLLKRTRLEKLAYLHEKVFTSAL; encoded by the coding sequence ATGGCAGCCACTCTCAAGttgttaaaacttttaaaataccaaGCATCTTGTAATCCTTCTGCCTACTGTGCAGCCCAAAGCATGGCATATTGGAATATGGAAAACATCATTCATCATGGGGGACAGAACCTTCCTGAACATAATAGCTCCTGCCATCCTGCCCGAGAAGTTAAGAACATTGGTGATATCACCTTGTCTCAGAGAATCTGCACAACCAGCAGTGCCCACCTGGGTTTGGAAATCAACAAAGCTTTTACCCCTAAAGCCAACACATTGCATCCAGACAAACCTAGTGCCGAAAGAGTTGGTAAAGAGGATGTAGAGGTTTTTGATGCCTTCGGAGGAACCCGAGTATTCTTAAAGCTAAGGCCAGAGTACCAGCTTCACAGCTATAACAGATCTGAGACTTGCCAACCCCTGTCTGTTTCAGAAGGTGAACTAATTTTGCACAAAGTCAGAGTTTATCAAAATAAACTCCAGCCAGAAGTCATTACTACTTACTTTTGTAAGCTGAGCTCTCTGCCAGTGGAACAGCATTCTGGTTTGCTGTCCAGTAAGAGCTTTGCGTTGCTCTGCCAACTGAGTGTGAAAAACATTCAGCTCTTTGATACCTCAGATCTGATCAGCATTTTGAAAGCCTTTGTTGATTTAcgaatctctctctccccttccatgCTAGATGTGTATGAAACCAGGTTTTGCCGTCAGGTGTGGGAGATGAATCTGGACCAGCTTCTCCTGGTTGCTGATCTTTGGCGGAACTTGGGCCACAGAGTGCCtcgttttttaaattttttttttagttacctTCATTTACACTGGAAAGAGCTATCCTTGTCTCAGCTGATTCACTTGATTTATATTATAGGTGAAAATCGTCAGGTACCACAGGACCTAATGCAGAAACTGGAATCACTGATCCTTAAGTATATCGAGCTGGTAAATTTGGAGGAGATTGGTACaatctgtttgggtttttttaaatcaagtagtaatctctctgaatttgtcatGCGGAAAATTGGTGACCTGGCTTGTGCTAACATGCAGCATGTCAGCAGCCACACCttagttcacatcctgaaaatgtTCCGCTTCACTCATGTAGAACACGTGGATTTCATGAAGCGGTTTGGAGAAATTGCTCCTCAGCGAATTCCTTCCTTGGGGGTTCAGGGTGTTATGCACCTCACTCTTGCCTGCTCGGCCTTACGCATCTTGGATGAAAGAGTAATGAATGCAGTAGCTGCCTCTTTGCCTCCAAGGGTAGCACACTGTCGAAGTAAAGACGTTGCCAAAATTCTGTGGTCGTTTGGAACGctgaactataagccacccaACACAGAAGAATTTTATTCCAGTCTGATAAATGAAATCCGCAGGAAGATGCCTGAATTCAGCCGGTACCCAGAGCATCTTCTGACCTGCCTGCTTGGCCTGGCATTTTCTGAATACTTTCCGACTGAGTTCATCAATGTTGCTCTGAGTCCAGAGTTTGTCAGATTAGCTCAAGAGAGTAGTAAGTTTGAACTCACGAAGGAACTGTATACACTTGATGGTACAGTTGCCATTGAGTGTCCAGATTATAAGGGCAGTCGTCTTAATCCTCACCTTCAGCAAGAGGCATCTGTAATGCTGTGGAATTTAGCATGCAAGGATATGAGGTCAAAACCGGAGTTCCTAGAAGCTCTCTCTTTACTTGAGATCATGTTAGGTGGCCCTCAGTACATCAAGCACCATATGATTTTGCCTCACACCCGGTCTTCTGATTTAGAGGTTCAGCTTGATGCTAACATGAAGCCATTACCAATTAACAGTGAAGTGACACCAATGGAAGATGCAGCCCGATTACAGTTTAAGCAGGTGGGAGTCAGCCTTACAGATGATTTGATGAATCAGTTGCTAAAGGGAAAAGCCAAGAGATATCTCCAGGGGGAAACTGAATTAGAGACTGGCCAGCCACCTGTGGAGTTAAGAAAGAAGACAGCCGGACTCTTAGTGGACTCTGCTTGCAGTGTGCCAGATAGATCGGGGAATGTGGGAACAGATGGACTGTGCCCTATAGCCCACATTCAGCCCCCACTAGTGAAGCTAGCTATTCAGTTTACAAACAAGAATCAGTATTGCTATGGTACCAGGGATCTGCTTGGACTGCACAATATGAAGAGGAGGCAGCTGGTTCGAATTGGGTACCGCGTGGTAGAATTATCTTACTGGGAATGGCTTCCACTACTGAAACGGACTCGCTTAGAAAAGCTAGCATACCTCCATGAGAAAGTGTTCACTTCTGCTCTCTGA
- the Lzts3 gene encoding leucine zipper putative tumor suppressor 3 isoform X1, whose protein sequence is MAPADSASEGPKLEDPPAPHLFGKCPSGLAMAKLETLPVRADPGRDPLLAFAPRPSELGPPDPRLTMGSVGSGVPHAQEFPMKSVGTRTGGGGSQGSFPGPRSSGSGASRERPGRYPSEDKVLANSLYLNGELRGSDHTDVCGNVVGSSGGSSSSGGSDKAPPQYREPSHPPKLLTTSGKLDQCSEPLVRPSAFKPVVPKNFHSMQNLCPPQTNGTPEGRQGPAGLKGGLDKSRTMTPAGGSGGGLSDSGRNSLTSLPTYSSSYSQHLAPLSASTSHINRIGTAGYSSGSSGGGSGYQDLGTSDSGRASSKSGSSSSMGRSGHLGSGEGGSGGLPFAACSPPSPSALIQELEERLWEKEQEVAALRRSLEQSEAAVAQVLEERQKAWERELAELRQGCSGKLQQVARRAQRAQQGLQLQVLRLQQDKKQLQEEAAQLMRQREELEDKVAACQKEQADFLPRMEETKWEVCQKAGEISLLKQQLKDSQADVSQKLSEIVGLRSQLREGRASLREKEEQLLSLRDSFGSKQASLELSEGELPPACLKPALTPVDLAEPQEALASCESDEAKMRRQAGVAAAASLGSVDGEVDASGDGGTRALRREVGRLQAELAAERRARERQGASFAEERRVWLEEKEKVIEYQKQLQLSYVEMYQRNQQLERRLRERGAAGGASTPTPQHGEEKKAWTPSRLERIESTEI, encoded by the exons ATGGCCCCTGCAGACTCTGCCTCGGAGGGTCCCAAGCTTGAGGACCCGCCCGCCCCCCACCTCTTTGGAAAG TGCCCGTCTGGCTTAGCCATGGCGAAGCTGGAGACATTACCTGTGCGCGCTGATCCAGGGAGGGatcctctcctggcctttgcCCCCCGGCCTTCTGAGCTTGGACCCCCAGATCCCCGCCTGACCATGGGCAGTGTGGGTAGTGGGgtgccccatgcccaggagttcCCTATGAAAAGCGTGGGCACTCGaacagggggtgggggcagccaGGGCAGTTTCCCTGGTCCAAGAAGCAGTGGTAGTGGTGCCAGCAGGGAGAGACCTGGCCGTTACCCATCAGAGGACAAGGTTCTCGCCAACTCTCTCTACCTCAATGGCGAGCTGCGGGGCAGTGACCACACAGACGTCTGTGGTAACGTGGTGGGCAGCAGtgggggcagcagcagcagtgggggcAGCGACAAGGCTCCACCACAATACCGTGAACCCAGTCACCCACCGAAGCTCCTGACCACCTCTGGCAAGCTAGACCAG TGCTCAGAGCCACTAGTCCGGCCATCAGCCTTCAAGCCTGTTGTACCCAAGAACTTTCATTCCATGCAGAACTTGTGTCCTCCACAGACCAATGGGACCCCTGAGGGACGCCAGGGCCCTGCTGGCCTCAAAGGCGGACTGGACAAGTCTCGGACCATGACACCGgcgggtgggagtgggggtggccTCTCAGACTCAGGCCGGAACTCACTCACCAGCTTGCCTACCTATAGTTCCAGCTACAGCCAGCATCTGGCGCCCCTCAGTGCTTCCACCAGCCATATCAACCGCATTGGCACGGCGGGCTACAGTAGTGGCAGCAGCGGTGGGGGGTCAGGCTACCAAGATCTGGGGACCTCTGACAGTGGGCGGGCCTCCAGTAAGAGTGGGTCATCATCGTCCATGGGGCGGTCAGGCCACCTGGGGTCCGGGGAGGGTGGAAGCGGGGGCCTGCCGTTTGCAGCCTGTTCACCACCCTCGCCCAGCGCACTGATCCAGGAACTGGAGGAGCGGCTGtgggagaaggagcaggaggtggCGGCTCTGCGGCGCAGCCTGGAGCAGAGTGAGGCCGCGGTGGCCCAGGTGTTGGAGGAGCGGCAGAAGGCATGGGAGCGGGAGCTAGCTGAGCTCCGGCAGGGCTGCAGTGGGAAGCTGCAGCAGGTGGCCCGCCGTGCCCAGCGCGCCCAGCAGGGCCTACAGCTGCAGGTGCTGCGGCTACAGCAGGACAAGAAGCAGCTGCAGGAGGAGGCAGCCCAGCTGATGAGGCAACGGGAAGAGCTAGAGGACAAGGTGGCCGCCTGCCAGAAGGAGCAGGCCGACTTCCTGCCCCGGATGGAGGAAACTAAGTGGGAG GTGTGCCAGAAGGCCGGCGAGATTTCCCTCCTGAAGCAGCAACTGAAGGACTCCCAGGCTGATGTGTCGCAGAAGCTGAGTGAGATCGTGGGACTGCGCTCACAACTTCGGGAGGGTAGGGCCTCACTCCGGGAGAAGGAGGAACAACTGCTCAGTCTGAGGGACTCCTTCGGCAGCAAACAGGCCAGCCTGGAGCTGAGTGAAGGCGAGCTGCCCCCTGCCTGCCTCAAGCCTGCACTGACCCCTGTGGACCTGGCCGAGCCACAGGAAGCCCTGGCCTCCTGTGAGAGCGATGAGGCCAAGATGCGCCGCCAGGCTGGGGTGGCAGCAGCAGCTTCCCTGGGTTCTGTGGATGGGGAGGTGGATGCTTCGGGAGACGGTGGGACACGGGCCCTGCgcagggaggtggggagactGCAGGCTGAGCTGGCTGCTGAGCGGCGTGCCCGGGAGCGCCAGGGTGCCAGCTTTGCAGAGGAGCGCCGGGTGTGgttggaggagaaggagaaggtcaTTGAGTACCAGAAGCAGCTCCAGCTGAGTTACGTGGAGATGTACCAGCGCAACCAGCAGCTGGAGCGGCGACTTCGGGAGCGTGGGGCAGCGGGGGGTGCCAGCACGCCTACACCCCAGCATGGTGAGGAGAAGAAAGCCTGGACCCCCTCCCGCCTCGAGCGCATCGAGTCCACAGAAATCTGA